In Phycisphaerales bacterium, one genomic interval encodes:
- the amrB gene encoding AmmeMemoRadiSam system protein B encodes MNIDPSSLPDHLQQPHVRPIHPIPLKKDGKQLIALRDPAMLSRQNMLVPPQVIPLLRQFDGNHHITEIAKNLSISQDQLIGLIQGLEKIGLLWGPTFEAIEAETRTQIAQRGAFATPACASLGESDESFRNFLGDYFDQTEDPELDSACLGIVAPHLDFQRGWPNYATAYHPLRDVESPDRVVILGTNHFGLGDGMTLTEFGFETPMGICPCDTEVVSRLTDELGDTLLIDQLDHLAEHSIQLQIPWIQYCFGNVPIVAALVPDPMVPMIEDDGQRVELNPFTEALSTILNDVQGSTFYVASSDLSHVGPQFGEPLAVDDQRKFDVERHDRDMLGKFIDGDAEAFLGAMQWSKNPTRWCSVGNMTALLQIRPSSTLEMLDYRQACDEQGQAMVTSAAIALTA; translated from the coding sequence ATGAATATCGATCCCTCATCCTTACCTGACCACCTTCAGCAACCTCATGTCAGGCCAATTCATCCAATCCCTCTGAAGAAAGATGGGAAGCAGTTAATTGCCCTGCGGGATCCGGCCATGCTCAGTCGGCAGAATATGTTGGTGCCACCGCAAGTCATTCCCCTGCTCCGCCAGTTTGATGGCAATCACCACATCACTGAAATTGCCAAGAATTTGTCGATTAGCCAGGATCAATTGATCGGGCTGATTCAGGGCCTTGAGAAAATTGGCCTCTTGTGGGGCCCCACCTTCGAAGCGATTGAAGCGGAAACACGGACGCAAATAGCTCAGAGAGGTGCCTTCGCAACACCAGCTTGCGCCTCGCTTGGTGAAAGTGATGAATCATTCCGTAACTTCCTCGGTGACTACTTCGATCAAACCGAGGATCCGGAACTCGACTCTGCATGTCTCGGCATTGTTGCTCCCCATCTCGATTTCCAACGGGGATGGCCAAACTATGCAACTGCCTATCACCCTTTGCGCGATGTCGAATCGCCGGATCGCGTTGTCATACTCGGCACCAATCACTTCGGTCTGGGTGATGGAATGACGCTCACTGAGTTTGGCTTTGAAACGCCCATGGGAATCTGCCCTTGTGATACAGAAGTTGTGTCACGGCTCACTGATGAACTTGGTGACACACTCTTGATTGATCAGTTAGATCACCTTGCAGAGCACTCGATCCAACTCCAGATCCCCTGGATTCAATATTGCTTTGGCAATGTTCCTATTGTCGCTGCACTCGTACCCGATCCGATGGTCCCAATGATTGAGGATGATGGACAGCGTGTTGAACTCAATCCATTCACTGAGGCACTTTCGACAATCCTTAATGATGTCCAGGGATCAACCTTCTACGTAGCGTCTAGCGATTTAAGTCATGTTGGCCCACAATTTGGCGAGCCACTTGCAGTGGATGATCAACGCAAGTTTGATGTTGAGCGGCATGATCGGGATATGCTTGGAAAATTCATCGACGGAGATGCTGAAGCATTTCTTGGCGCCATGCAATGGTCAAAAAATCCAACCCGCTGGTGCAGCGTTGGCAATATGACGGCACTACTTCAGATTAGACCGAGTAGCACTCTAGAGATGTTGGACTATCGCCAGGCGTGTGATGAACAAGGTCAAGCGATGGTCACTTCTGCTGCGATTGCATTGACCGCATGA
- the dtd gene encoding D-aminoacyl-tRNA deacylase, which yields MITVIQRVDEASVTVAAETYQAEIGTGLLILLGVAKGDQPEQAHWLANRIANLRVFADEQGRFNRNVTEAGGSVLVVSQFTLLGNCSKGHRPSFLEAADPDTGRTLYELFCQELTETHHLDVKRGIFQAAMSVSLVNNGPATFILSR from the coding sequence GTGATTACTGTTATCCAACGCGTCGATGAAGCCTCCGTCACCGTGGCGGCTGAAACCTATCAGGCAGAAATAGGCACAGGTTTACTGATCTTGTTAGGCGTCGCCAAAGGAGATCAACCTGAGCAAGCTCATTGGTTAGCGAACCGAATCGCAAACCTCCGAGTTTTTGCAGATGAACAGGGGCGATTCAATCGTAACGTCACAGAAGCTGGCGGCTCTGTCTTGGTTGTCAGTCAATTTACATTGCTCGGAAATTGCTCCAAGGGTCACCGACCGAGTTTTCTTGAAGCCGCTGATCCTGATACAGGAAGAACGCTTTACGAGTTGTTCTGTCAAGAGTTGACAGAGACGCACCACCTCGATGTCAAGCGCGGAATATTCCAGGCAGCGATGTCGGTATCGCTGGTCAACAACGGGCCAGCGACCTTCATCCTCAGTCGCTGA